The Schistocerca gregaria isolate iqSchGreg1 chromosome 2, iqSchGreg1.2, whole genome shotgun sequence genome contains the following window.
GCATTAAGAAACGTATTTGAAGACAGAGAAATGGAATGAGGTGGTCAAATGACGACTCTCTCGAATACTGTCCGTTGTTTTCCTACTATGTCAACTCATTCAGTTCCTTTGAACTCTTCTGCGCTGACGAATTCAAACGTCTCTTTCTCTGACTGACACACTTGATTGTGTCGTTGCCGTTATCTTCGCTGATCGTGAAGATTCGCGTTCCAACAGTTTCAGTCAGTCAGTTCTATATCCACATCCGTGTGTACACTGCAAACCACCTTATTGTGCGAGGCGGAGGGTAATTCTGGAAGCAGTATCATCTCTCtatttccctgttccattcgcgaatgatgCGTGAGAGTAACGACTGTCGACAAACTTTTGCATGAACtctacttttttcttattttatcatggcggTCATTTCGCAAGACATATGATCCAGGAACCAATCTATTGCCCGACTCTTCTTGAAAAGCACTCTCGCGgaaattcaacagcaaacctcaccATGAAATTCAACATCTCTCGTGCAGCGCATGCTGCTGGAGTTTATTGAGCGACTGCATTAAGCTTCTTGCTTACTAAATGACGCCGTGTAGAAATGTTCCACTTTTCGTTTAATCTTCTTTACCTCTATTAAGCCAATCTGGTACGGGTCGCAGACCTAAAGAGCAACACTTAAGAATCAGTCATGCAAATATTTTGTATGctattctttcgtggatgaattacatttccttaagagtcttgGGATGAATCTTCTCatgtatctgcttttcctacaggcCAACTGGTTGTGAACTGCAAATCCATATTGCCACGCTTGTCCTGGAATCGCTCCGGAGTCCGTTATTCACTCATAAAACATACAGCGTATTCGATATCAACATTGCCGAATATACAGGGtggctcaaatcgctctgagcactatgggacttaacttctgaggtcatcaatccccgagaacttagaactacttaaacctaactaacctaaggacatcacacatatccatgcccgaggcaggattcgaacctgctaccatagcggtcgcgcggttccagactgtagcgtctagaaccgctcggtcactcaggccggcaatGTACAGGGCGATTcacgaaaatatgaaaatattttagtatgctattttacaagtaaaactaaagaaaaaagctcATATAAACaaaggtctgcaaatgtttagttgcggagttacggctaataaaagattttgtctgaaatttagcaacttcgctcatgtgaagccatcgcaaaactgtacgaggttaaagtaaagcacgatttccatttattttgttgttgttggtctggCGAATCTAAAAAACATGTCCCAGatttgtatctgcagtagtttgccAGAACATacaagaagcaaagattattatgcaagtaaatttgtttactttccgttaagaatgtagaaacgctaTGTTATTGTCggaaaccgttagtgagttgtttcggtCGTTTCCTAAGCGTGAAAcgcgttagttttctgtattgttcaatgaaagaacataataataacagtgtatttaagtgaaagcaCATAGTAAttattgtagtttgtagattatttatgaaatagggatgcctttcaaatttactacAGAGGAATACAtcaatatggtgtttatttatgacaAATGTGATAGTAAAGCTACGGCTGCaattaacgaatatcgcgtacgttatccaatACGGAGGCTTCCAAATGCACGAACCATTAGCAGAGTTTTTCGAATGATACGGGAGATAGTTTCTTTACtttcatcttctcttcaggtattaggcaggaattgcctgttacggtacccatctctGTTGCTGTCTTCCTATGTCTCTTCTCCCGTGGCACTTATAATTTCTTACCTTTAAGGGAAGCCTCTCattctccattctttgtagatgttcgttccattttcttctgaaatctcgaattttatcattgaagCTAAATATttgcagttcttctctaatatcttgatttCGTAGCATGCCTTCTCTTGAGAAACCTTTAACActtctaaggaatttcatttcttgtgcctgaatccGGCTTTCCTGCTTCATGGTAATCACCCATGTCTCACTTCCACTGGGCAATGTGAGAACTCCAACAGTTCTGTAGCAAGTAGATTCCTTTCTGAAGGTTGTCTTCCTTATCTACTAggatcactgcatcatcagcatatagtaaattatttaaaagaatgtttctGTCTAGCTAGATGCCTTCCTGAAATTATGATTTccacatatttattatttcattactgtagaTGTTGAATAAAGCTGGAGAGTAGCAGCAGCCTTGTCGTACCTCTTTGTTAGTTGGTACATGGTTAGTTGTTTTACCACTGAGATATAGAGTGATATTTGTGTCTTGATATAAACTTTTTATCGCATTTACTAGAGGCTTTGGATATCCGCGATTCGTCATTATTTCCCAGAGCTTCTGTCTAttgaaattgtcaaaagcttttttaaagtcaataaaagCAATGTGCGTTTCTTAATTATACTCTCTCCGTTTTTCTGTTGTCTGCTGTAGAATAAAAACTGCATCTATTGTGGAGCGTCCTGTCCTAAAAACCATTTGTTCCTAATACAGTAATGCTTCTGCTATGTTTTTAAGTCTTGTATTTAAAATCATAGCATACACCTTGTATGCTGAGTCCAGTAAACTTACTCCTCTGTAATTACTGCATAGGCTTTTATatcctttttaaaaaattaaaatcactctagctgttttccagtctttgggaatacTTTTGTTGAAGAGATGTAGCAGTCCTTGGTGTAGCACCATTCCTCCGTATTTTAATAATTCAACGTTAGTGCCGTCTTTTCCTATTACTTTTCTGTTCTTAAGTGATATTAGTGCAGATGTTAATTCGACAGACTGTATTTCATCTAATCCTTTCTCGTCTAGTTGTTCAATTTCAGTGTCTTGTGTTGTATGATCATACCACAAATCGCTTTAATGATTTGTCCATTGTTCTTCTTCAGTACTATTTATTTGTATCTTATCTCTTTCTGTTGTGTTAAAGGCTTTTTAATACCTCATATGCCATATGTTGTCTTCCGTAGATATCATGTTCGATATTAGAAATAAAACTATGCCAGTGCTCCTGATGCGCTTTGCTTATTACGCATTTAGCGTTATTTCTTTTCTCCTTATAGTATTGTTTGTTCTCAGTAGTGGGGATGCTTAAGTTTTTTATATGTGCATCCTGTTTTTCTTTGACAGCTTTCATTATACCCTCATTCCAAATTTTTAGgccttttattttctatattctttGCTTTTTACCTAGAGCTTCTTCTGCTACTCTGCATACAGTATTCTTCAGAGTTTGCGATTCTTCTTCTATATTGTCTTTAATTTGTAAGTTTGCTACTTCTTCATTTAATCTCCTTTGGTACAGGTGTCTGATACTGTCCTCTTCAAGCAAGTATAGGCCTACCTTATAAACGCTTTGATCTTGTTGGTTTgttatttgtttagttattttcttccattttgtaaaaagatctattCTGGAGATTAGTAAGACATGATATGATCCTATATCTTGTCCTCTATAAATTCTTGTATCCCTTACTTGACCCGCTAGCATCGATGTTAATGTCGCTTAGTATATGTACTAATTCTACTTCCTTTTGGGAAATTCCTCTCACATTCCAGGTTGCTACTCTGATGTGCCCATTTATCCATTTTCGTTTGTCCTTTTTCAAAGCCTTGTCATTTACCTTTGAGACCGTCCCGCTTCCGAGGTTCGTTTGGGTACTGGGAGGAGTGTGTGTCTTCTGGGCGTTGGTTACAAGCCATCCGCTCAACCCCGTTCTAGGATTTTCTTTCTGGGTTATCTCCCTCATCCGATATGTTCCTGTTATTTAAAGGCGCCGGAAATAATTCTCCTTTCTTGCTCTCCCATTGGTTTTGTAGCCTGCATCCACTGTCTGTCATACATTGTCTAGGGGTCTCACGGCTCATGCCTTCTATTATGTGGTAGAGTTTGTTGGCACAGCTGCATTGAAATCCTTGAGGTCTGATTGATTTCTCAAGTTTCAGTGGACATTTCGCAGAGTTCTGTTCCTGCAAACAAGTTTCGGCAGCCTGAGCAGACTCCAGGATCCTTTGCCAACCTTTGATTTTTGGAGAATAGAAAAGAGAAATAAGACACCCTCAGGCCTCGAAACCTAATACCATTGGGGTAGAAAGAGTAAGAGTCGGTCAAGGTAGTTCgataggaaagaaaacagaagaagcctaGCACAAGTAATCGTAAGTAATGTCAGATTTAGCTAAAAGCCCATGTAGTTGCCACCCACATACTCTCAAGATAGGAGACCCCTTGGGGGACTACTCTTTGTCTGCAATCTCACCAATTGACCTGTCTGGCATAGGTGACTCTACAGGAAGCATAGTTCCCTCCAGAATAGCTCAGTGGATCACTGATACACACAAATCTTCCCACCAAAGTTAAGGTTGTAGTCCTTGAGGAGGCAGTTTTTCTACTTAGCGTTCATAATCGTACGAGCGCCCGATTCGTGAAGACGATGATagggatattatggatgctgtttaCCGTAGCCCGGGTACCAGTACATGACGTATCTCTCAACAATTAGGCATTTCAAAATCTAAGCTATGGCATAAAGAACAATAATCTGTATTCTTACCATAAGCAAAAAGTGTatcatttacatccgggagatcTGCTCTTTGCTTGGAATTGTACAACTGGTTAAACACTAATCGGCAgtcacacaaatacattttatttactgctaAGGCACTGTTTACTCGCGATGGTATAAAGAATTTACATAAAgagcaaacccacatgcaacagtgcaacgcaatttccagcagcgatttagcgtaaatgtgtggtgtggtataatcaacacacacttaatttggaccattcattttcccaggacgtctaactgGTGAGACGTACTTGCAGGTCCTTCAAGAAGAACTGCcccgcttgctcgaagatgttTCACTTGCATGCGATTGCAAatgtatattcaacatgatggcgcgcCTCCACATTTCGccaacgccgttactacacattgaaatgaacattttccccagaaatcgATAGGTCGTGATACTACACGTCTgtgaccatccagatcgcccgatttTGCGCAAACAAATTTTTGTATATGTGGTTGAataaaagacatagtttatgaggatcATGTCAATACACgcgaggcattacttgctcgcattattaatgcaatagacgaaattacgAACAACCCAGTGAAATTGAGAcgtgcaacaaaatctgttcatacacgtgcggCTAAATGCATTGAAATCGATggagacttattaaacttattatgAATGTATTgtcaaattgtatgtacactgtacaactttccGAGCTTTGTTTTtttcggtttaacatgaattcacgtgtgctgtgGTATCAATAGAAGCAGATTAGCTGACAcattacacagttttaatcaacgTTATTGCCATCATTTTACTaacattaaattctctacaacttctgttgaaaactttgtgcagtggtctggaatttaaaaaataaattggtccaagtaattaataaactaaaaattttatgaaatttgttctttggctctctggatgttctgaaaaactactgcagatacaaatctgggacatgttttattcgattcaccagatcagtaacaacaaaacaaatggaaatcgtgcttacTTTAACATCGTActgttttgtgatggcttcatattagacaagttgctaaatttcaggcaaaatcttttattagccgtaactccgtaactaaacatttacgGACctttgtttatatgaacttttttctttggtttcacttGTAGAAtgaaatattacaatattttcatATATTCATAAATCAGAATCACTCTGCATGTTCTCCACTCATATTTACAGCTTGAAGAAAAATAGAAGCAAGCTTCGTGTTCAACATCCTGTTGAGGAGCAGGTCATTGGAGACCTAGCACAATCTCGCAATCTGGCTCCCCGGTGTGTGGGTTGACCTGTTTGCAGAAACGACGACAAAAAACAAGACTGGACGGGTGGTCGGAGATTTGAAAGGCCGTTCTCCGTAATATGAGTTCAGTACCGTACCAGTACGCCACCTCGTTCACGCTAACCATGTGCGGTACACTTAGGCAGGTGCATGGATGTGCTTCATCATCCATGTGGTCTTTTAATATCGGAAAGTATGTTTgaggacatttttaaaaatattttacgctCCTTGCGCCTCAGGGTTCGATTAATGACCTATTTGATGGTTAGTGACTTCTCAGGTATATACCAAGCTACCCGACAGTGGGGCAAAGGGAGTCCCAATTAGAAACATTTGTGATGAGATTAGCAGTTATGACTTTTGCTTTACAACCAAGAGAAACTTGCCGAAAACTTTGGTCGAAGCCAGAGAACTGGAACTATTGTTCATTTAATTCTAGGAGAAAATATTCTCAGGTGAAAAAAATATGAAGCACAATGAATGTGAATATGTACTGGTTTATGCGAATACCGAGTAAAGCTGATGATTTCTCCACATGTGAAGTTTCTTTTCCCGTGAAGAGCATAGCGCCCTTTTATGCCTTACTCTGCTTTATGTATTGCTGTCTGGATTCCATTTACTTGCGTCTAAGACAAAGGTCCTCTTCTTATTTCTATCTTGTACTCTATTTCTATTGTTAAATTATCTCTATGCGGGAAGGGCGAAAATCGGCCCAGTCATTAGCCAATGTATTGAGGAAAACCTCCCTTAAACCGCAGTCAAGTTCATGTTTTATTCTATGTTCTTTTAGTCCTATTAGTTAGTTCTGTTTTACTTCCGTTTCATCATCTGAGTTCAATAGTAAATGATGCAGATGCCATGCAGTATTGTTGGGCTGCATTTGATTATTGTCTTGCTTTTCAGGCTCCATGCATTCTTTGATAATATGTACTGGTTTAGGGTATTCGATTGGGGAATTTAGAGTGATCGTGGTTACAGTTACTAGTTCCGTTGGGTTGTCTGACCGCTGTCGGTTGGATCTGAAGTTTTTGTAGGAGTACTGAGTTTGATGTGTTCACAGCAGTGTTGTTGTTTCTTCGTGGAGATAATCTGGTGGCGTTCCCTTGCTGATTTATTTACATAACCGCGAGATTGCTACAGCGAGAGCCTCTGTGTAGACAAGATAAGATTTGGGGGCAAGGTTGGCCACAGTCTTTGTTTAGAACAGAAGCAAGGATTCAAAGAAAACAGAATGCAGTAAACTGTACTAGCTTGGGGATCAGAATCTTCCAAGAATTTGCTCGGCAGAAACTATGTGAAAATACCCTGCCTGTTACCTGCAAATAAAAAATAGAGGAGAACGGCGCAGTTTAACTCACAAAACTCCGTGTCACTTAAAGGATAGTTGTGAAACAATAATAAGAACTTCACCAGAGCATACTGTAATTAAGATCACATCGAATATATGTCTTAACTCAACAAATATCCACACGACTACattaaaaatatgtataaattaaattattccgaagatcaaatttatatttaaattaattgtgCAAAATCCTTCAGAATAATAAACGAAAATCCCGTTTGAAGGGATGTGGAATGACTCCCTTACAGCAGAAAAGAGACGCAGCTATTTTAAAATGCGTCTGAACTCAGCCTCTTACTGCGGCAGTGCTCTTCTGTATGACATTTAGCCATCTATCATTTAATTGCACATATTTACTTTTTGAGGGTAATCAATACCACGGGTTCCTTTTATAACTTCACAAAACACTGGTCATAATCTGACCGGCAGGTGACTGCGCCGTTTTTAGTGCAGGGATATTGGATTTAATCCAGTTGCTTTCATCGCTGTTTGAGCTACAGTTACAAAATTCTATACAAAATCAACTGGACTGAAAAAAATAGGTCCTGCAATATTAGTGGATTCGTTTTCGCCTTTCATTTCGGGCAGCATTCAATAACTGTGACATTCGCCCTATATAAGGCTTCCTCGTAGCTAAATCTTCATGCTAAATGTACCGAAAGCTTTCTTCTGACATATTTACGAAGTTAGCTATTACGTACACCATTAATAACCGATCGTTTAAAACCACATTTTGCACTCTATCGATGTTTTCATCTGTGAGTAGAGTGTTGGAATGTCCTTTACATTATTCATCCTCATGAGAAGTGTTACCACATTCAGTGCTTATTTCTTATatttagtaaatgaagcagtcTCTTTCCAAACTTTCAGCAATTCTGGATAAATATGTGTTGGCGATAAGCAGTTGAAAACAGAATACTATGTCGGTTTTCCATTCAGTTGCAACAGTGCACGACACGACTACCCTTAAAATCACGACTTCTCTAAAAATCTGTGCAAATTAAACTATTCCGAAGATTAGGCTGATACTTGAATTAACTGCTCAATATCCATCAGCCGGCcaatgtggtcgagctgttctaagcgcttcagtccggaaccacgcggctgctacggtcgcaggttcgaatcctgcgtcgagcatgaatatgtgtgatgtccttaggttagttaggtttaagtagttctaagtctaggggtctcatgacctcagatgttaagtcccatagtgcttagagccatttgagccatttgaatatcCATCCTATTTTCTCCTTGCTGTATCATAATTATATCGTTTATGTGTCATACCGATCTTAACATTTACTGACTCTGTCAACGAATTTAACGGTCAATAGATGTGTTTTAAACTAACAATAACAACGGCGCATGTACAACATCATGCGCTACAATTTATGGGAAACCCGGCGCCACATCGTCATAAACTATATCTTCCTATTTTTAAGAATTCAATGGTTACTACACGAGAAGCTAGGCGTACCGCGAAACTAAGGCTACAGTGTGTTGTCAATCTGTTAATATCGCAATAACGCTGTAAGGGCGCCGTTGTTATAGAGGCGTtttcaaaatcgcgttgtagacacgcgagaCAGCTGCTCGTAACGTACAgaaactacgagggtaatcccaaaagtaaggtctcctatttttttataagtacatagatcagtttatttctacaatggtttacatcggtttacaacttgaacatttacatatttttcgacataatcactatttatgacgatgcatttttgtagacgcagtGGCAgttttttgtatgcccatatcataccagctcgccgccatgctgttcagaatgttatgaagttcttctttcacctcttcgtcgcagctgaatcgctttccggccaaatgtgcttttaacctagggaacaggtgatagtcactgagcgcctagtcaggactgtagggtgggtgggtgattacgttccactgaaactgttgcagaaaagcaacggtttgccgagcgatgtatgggcgagcgttgtcgtggagaacgtatatgtccttgctcaacattccccTTCTCCCCATTgctcgtttgagttttttcagagtcgcagagtacctgtcagctttaattgcagccccagcgattcagctccgacgacgaggtgaaagaagaggcatggcggcgagctggtatgacattggcatacaaaaactgccacagcgtgtacataaatgcatcgacagaaatggtggttatgtcgaaaaatagctaaatgttcaagctgtaaactgatgtaaacatttgtagaaataaacagatctatgtatttataaaaaaataggagtccttgcttttgggattaccctcgtatgtttcTTAGTTTGGGTACTGTACTTATAGATTTTTACATTTTGCACGTTTCTTTGTTTGATTGATTgcctcataatttcaaaggtgttgtcACGGACACATGTAAATGAAATTTTTCCATATTATGCTACAAagttctgtttttttgttttttgttttgttttcgttcctcatagaaaattatcaaaatgaatacccgggcaatgcAGGGCTTGTCACCTAGCTATGTTGTaattatgtagctgtagatgtattcTGCGTAGATTACTAATTACGCTTCACCAATTAGTCGAGTTTCACGGGAAACCAGGGTAAAACCGTGAAAGAGGGCTTGAACCTCACGACACAGTTACTGAGTTACATCGAAGAAGTTTTTTCTTTACTAAACTCCAAACAGTGATACACACTGATTTCTGTAAAAAAATCGGTTGGTTTTGTTTACGGAAAGTTCTTTGGCATAAGGACCAGatttctgaaaatgttttgcaTACCATATATAGCAGTTACAGAATATCCAGAAATTTGGATAAGTTCTTTATTATTTCGTTGACTTGTTTTATTGAGTGGAGAATCTGAGTTAGGTAGAGTTGGTTCCTATCAATTTTTATAGGCGTTTCCTGTTGCTCGGTTCATGCTttgatgaaagatttttttaaaggtATTTCGTTTCAGCCTTTCTTGGTTGACAGTGCGGATGGCGTCTGCTGTAAAAGGTTGGAGATGCTGTCTGACATGTTAGCGAAGCGTGTAATTGGTTGTTCCATCTCACGGCCATCAGCAGTGTGGAAGATACAGCTTGTACACTCGCCGTTAGGCATCAGATGGCACCAACTGAAAAAAATTTCCTGAGGAAGAAAAACAACATAACGATTAACTGTCTAATGGGAGGCAGCGGAATGATCTTCTCATAACAGTTTTTAGTTAACCTAGCTTCGCTATTGAAATCGTGTGGAATTAGGAGTGCCAGTCTGTTACAGAATTTTCCTATTATTAGTACACACAGTCGTCATTGCTTCCTTTGACAATTAGCCACTGTTTCTAAGTACAATAATGATAAATGGACTGTATGTATAACACATAGAAGCACTTGCTAAGTGACTTTGTAGTTCATTACTTGCGGTCTGATGGAATCTTTTATACAGTTATAAGCTGGGCGCAGGGTACCGCCTTCAATTAACGACGCCACACACGAGCCTGATTGTTGCTCCAGCGACGGTTGCGTTGCCATCATCAGTTCATTTATACCCGTGCCCGAGTCAAGAATGTTTCTTCTATGACACAAGCGAATTCAtaaactactagccattaaaattgctacaccacgaagatgacgtgctacagacgcgaaatttaaccgacaggctgaagatgtgatatgcaaatgattagcttttcagagcattcacacaaggttgtcgccgatggcgacacctacagcgtgctgacatgaggaaagtttccaaccgatttctcatacacaaacagcagttgaccggagatgcccggcgaaacgttgttgtgatgcctcgtgtaaggaggagaaatgcgtacatttgataaaggtcggattgtagcctatcgcgattgcggtttatcgtatcgcgacattgctgttcgcgttggtcgaaatccaattactgttagcaaaatatggaatcggtgggtgcaggagggtaatacggaacgtcgtgctggatcccaacggcctcgtatcactagcagtcgagctgacacgcatcttatccgcatggctgtaacggatcgtgcaaccacgtctcgatccctgagtcaacagacggggacgtttgcaagacagcaaccatctgcacgaacagatcgacgaagtttgcagtagcatgaactatcagcccggagatcacgggtgcggttacccttgacgctgcatcacagacaggagcgcctgcgatggtgtacccaaggacgaacctgggtgcacaaatggcaaaacgtcattttttttcggatgaatccaggttctgtttacagcatcatgatggtcgcatccgtgtttgacgaaatcgcggtgaacgcacattggaagcgggtattcgtcatcgccatattggcgtatcacccggcgtggtggaatggggtgccactggttacaagtctcggtcacctcttgttcccattgacggcactttgaacagtggacgttacatttgagatgtgttacaacccgtggctctactcttcattcgatacctacgaaaccctacatttcagcaggataatgcacgaccgcatgttgcaggtcctgtacgggcctttgtggatacagaaaatgtttgagtgctgccctgtccagcacattctccagatctctcaccaattgaaaacgtctgatcaatggtggccgagcaactggctcgtcacaatacgccagtcactactcttgatgaactgtggtatcgtgttgaagctgcatgggcagatgtacctgtacacgccatccaagctctgtttgactcaatgtccaggagtatcaacgccgttattacggccagaagtggttgttctgggtactgatttctcagggtctatgcgtgaaaatgtaatcacatgtcagttctactataatatatttgtccaatgaaaacccgtttatcaccttcatttcttctgggtgtagcaattttaatggccagtagtgtttttgtGACTGACAGTACTTCCACATATGCACAGCAGAAATTCACATCTTTCAAGGCGAAGTGAGAAGTTTCCTGCCTGAAACCCCAGGCTTCGTTCTTAGCCTTCCCATTCTTACTTTCACTGTGCTTGGGATCTCGATTGCTCAGTAGCTCGTTGAGCGTTTGCCGTTGTTCGCAGGTGTGCGCAGTTTTGCTGGCGGTGTGCTGCTTTTCTGCCGCGGAAGAGAAGGCGCGTGCCAAGACGGAGAAGCGAGGCCTGCTGGGGCTCGGCTATGGTGGCTTCGGCGGCGGGTACGGCTACGGAGGCGGCTACGGGGGCGGGTACGGCTACGGTGGAGGGTACGGCTTTGGGGGCGGTCACGGGGAGGTCAAGGCCGTCACCATCACCAAGGAGGTGTCGGTGCCGGTACCGCAGCCGTACCCGGTGCCGGTGGAGAGGACCGTGCCGTACCCGGTCAGCGTGCCCGTGAAGGTGCCGGTGGACAGGCCGTACCCCGTGCACGTGCCGCAGCCGTACCCCGTGCACGTGGAGCAGCCGGTGCCGTACCCCGTGCACGTGCCGCAGCCGTACCCCCTGCCCGTACCTCACCCCGTCCTCGTCAAGCAGCCCGTGCCCGTCGCCGGAGGCTACGGAGCGTACGGCGGATTCGGAGGCGGGCACTCCAGCTTCGGTGGCTTCGGGGGCTACCACCACTAAGTGTCATCCGTGCCGTCGCACCCACTCGTCTGACAGCTATCTTCACAGTAGAACTGCGCCACCACGTATTTCCAttcgtttgtttcctttttgtTAGATCGAGATCTCTACGTACCAAAAAGTTGCAGATTATTGTTGATTCCAATAAAATTACATGCAAAGATTAAgatgtttcatttattttcatacTCACATTACCTTTCCTGACCATATTTCAGAGAGGCAAAACCAAGACACTTGTGTTTGTACTTCATACCTGACGTCGTCACTAAACTTACGCTTAGCTTTCATGTTAGTTACCGTGATATTTTGAAATCGACAATAGCCCAATAACGATGCCCCAGCAGAAAACCCATAACAAGAGCGTATCTTCATTTCGTAAATTAGAAAGGAAAATGTAGGTCCATTACA
Protein-coding sequences here:
- the LOC126336120 gene encoding shematrin-like protein 2, with the translated sequence MVYKETAALRTLSVILCPSTTTAGATMRIAVCAVLLAVCCFSAAEEKARAKTEKRGLLGLGYGGFGGGYGYGGGYGGGYGYGGGYGFGGGHGEVKAVTITKEVSVPVPQPYPVPVERTVPYPVSVPVKVPVDRPYPVHVPQPYPVHVEQPVPYPVHVPQPYPLPVPHPVLVKQPVPVAGGYGAYGGFGGGHSSFGGFGGYHH